The following coding sequences lie in one Trichoderma breve strain T069 chromosome 1, whole genome shotgun sequence genomic window:
- a CDS encoding voltage-dependent anion channel domain-containing protein — protein MMATTTARPADAQLGTITEKPPQPENNTNNNDNNDSSSSDDDANTPDTPPCPSKSRPCKNNRGWRKIVRNFTPSWFAVNMGTGIVSILLFNLPWNGYWLHIISYIFFALNILLFTIFCIISLLRYTLYPEIWMAMISHPAQSLFLGCFPMGFATIINMMIFACAQWGPWLIYLAWAFWWIDVLVSMATCISMPFIVMHRHRPGLDKTTATLLLPIVPAVVAAATGGIVADALPSSSHAYATLIVSYVLWGIGQALSGCVMALYFHRLTIHSLPPREVIVSVFLPVGPLGQGGFGIQQLGKVALKVIPQTEMFHVAGVDPTRGAEFLYFLGIFFGIVMWGFALAWVCFALISLRTTRQFPFNMGWWGFTFPLGVWGTCTNALWKNLGSEFFKYATMIISLSVVLLWILVSLRTLQLVITGEMFFAPCLKDLREKEEPPTDSETV, from the exons atgatggcgaCTACAACAGCCAGGCCGGCAGATGCTCAGCTCGGAACAATAACCGAGAAGCCGCCACAGCCAGAAAACAATaccaacaacaacgacaacaacgacagcagcagcagcgatgatgatgccaataCTCCCGATACTCCTCCATGCCCTTCAAAATCAAGACCCTGCAAGAATAACCGCGGCTGGCGCAAAATCGTCCGCAACTTTACTCCATC ATGGTTCGCCGTAAACATGGGCACGGGCATCGtctccatcctcctcttcaacctcccCTGGAACGGCTACTGGCTACACATCATCTCctacatcttcttcgccttaAACATCCTGCTCTTCACAATCTTCTGCATCATCTCGCTACTACGATATACGCTCTATCCTGAAATCTGGATGGCCATGATTTCACATCCCGCGCAATCTTTGTTCCTGGGCTGCTTCCCCATGGGATTTGCCA ccatcatcaacatgaTGATCTTCGCCTGCGCCCAATGGGGCCCCTGGCTCATCTACCTCGCCTGGGCATTCTGGTGGATCGACGTCCTCGTCTCAATGGCAACCTGCATCTCCATGCCCTTCATCGTCATGCACCGCCACCGCCCCGGCCTCGACAAGACCACCGcaaccctcctcctccccatcGTCCCCGCAGTCGTCGCCGCTGCCACGGGAGGCATCGTCGCCGACGCCCTCCCCTCGTCCAGCCACGCCTACGCAACGCTCATCGTCTCCTACGTCCTCTGGGGCATCGGCCAGGCCCTCTCCGGCTGCGTCATGGCCCTCTACTTCCACCGCCTGACCATCcactccctcccccctcgGGAAGTCATCGTCTCCGTCTTTCTCCCCGTGGGACCTCTCGGCCAAGGCGGTTTCGgcatccagcagctcggTAAAGTCGCCCTCAAGGTGATTCCCCAGACGGAAATGTTTCACGTCGCTGGCGTCGATCCCACGCGAGGCGCAGAGTTCCTCTACTtccttggcatcttcttcggcatcgtcatgtGGGGGTTCGCTCTCGCCTGGGTCTGCTTCGCCCTCATCAGCCTCAGGACCACGCGCCAGTTCCCCTTCAACATGGGCTGGTGGGGATTCACTTTCCCGCTCGGCGTATGGGGAACTTGCACCAATGCCCTGTGGAAGAATCTGGGCAGCGAGTTCTTCAAATATGCAACCATG ATCATCTCTCTAAGTGTCGTCCTCCTCTGGATACTCGTCAGTCTGAGGACTTTACAGCTCGTCATCACGGGCGAAATGTTCTTTGCTCCCTGCCTCAAGGACCTCCGCGAGAAGGAAGAACCTCCCACCGACAGCGAAACTGTTTGA
- a CDS encoding cysteine dioxygenase type I domain-containing protein codes for MTVNVVSSSQALGGVSDVVEHKGDRFEELVLALKDALGPSSGLTSDDVDVGFLMELMRDYDGNDMKWSKYAFGDGSRGYTRNLVDEGNGKSNLLVLVWSPGKGSPIHDHGNAHCVMKILRGDLTETRYAFPEKDEPEGPMTVISEKTYKENQVTYMADELGLHRVSNRGSDFAVSLHLYTPPNVAREGCHIFDEKTGKRSHVPGCMYFSMYGRLVKE; via the exons ATGACCGTCAACGTTGTGTCTAGCAGCCAAGCCCTCGGTGGCGTCAGCGACGTCGTAGAGCACAAGGGGGATCGCTTCGAAGAACTCGTGCTGGCGCTCAAGGACGCCCTTGGCCCGTCGTCGGGTTTGACGTCGGACGATGTCGACGTCGGCTTCCTAATGGAGCTTATGCGCGACTATGATGGCAACGACATGAAGTGGTCCAAGTATGCCTTTGGCGACGGCAGCAGAGGATACACTCGTAACCTCGTCGATGAGGGAAATGGCAAAAGCAACCTG CTTGTACTCGTCTGGTCCCCAGGAAAGGGCAGCCCCATCCACGACCACGGAAACGCGCACTGCGTCATGAAGATTCTGCGCGGCGATCTCACTGAGACTCGCTACGCCTTCCCAGAGAAGGACGAGCCCGAGGGACCGATGACTGTCATCTCCGAGAAGACATATAAGGAGAACCAAGTGACATACATGGCCGACGAGCTCGGCCTCCATAGAGTATCCAACCGTGGCAGCGACTTCGCTGTCTCGTTGCACT TATATACTCCCCCCAACGTAGCAAGGGAAGGCTGCCACATCTTTGATGAAAAGACTGGCAAGCGAAGCCATGTGCCTGGCTGCATGTACTTTTCGATGTATGGCCGCCTGGTCAAGGAGTAG